The proteins below are encoded in one region of Thunnus maccoyii chromosome 24, fThuMac1.1, whole genome shotgun sequence:
- the LOC121891929 gene encoding sodium/myo-inositol cotransporter-like isoform X1, which produces MATMEAADIIVVAIYFILVLAIGFLAMWKANRSTVSGYFLAGRSMNWAAVGASLFVSNIGSEHFIGLAGSGAASGFSVAAWEFNALLLLQLLGWVFIPVYIQSGVYTMPEYLSKRYGGRRLKVYFAALSLVLYIFTKLSVDLYSGALFIHESLGWNLYLSIILLISMTALLTITGGLVAVIYTDTVQAFLMIAGALCLTGISLFKVGGLEGVRTKYMEASPNITAIFLSSPNLTYSEICHHHHLHPKQDSLKILRGPRDPDLPWPGFLLGQTPASIWYWCADQVIVQRVLAAKNIAHAKGSTIMAGFLKILPMFIIVIPGMISRILFADELACISPEHCMEVCGSAAGCSNVAYPRLVMSVMPVGLRGLMMAVMIAALMSDLDSIFNSASTIFTLDIYKMLRKQVSSRELVIVGRLFVVFMVIISIAWVPVIIEMQGGQMFYYIQEVSDYLTPPIAALFLLGILWHRCNETGAFWGGMVGFTLGALRLVLALVYREPRCNQPDERPAFIKDVHFMYVAGILFWVSALVTVIVSLCTPPPGKEQIRTTTLWGLNKRKRLKQQEKEAGEDMTTLKPLNHAILNGNTLLGKEKCQDHSNKFKGIEANHENAQQSNGHAIAVNDIEIRPIQNGHSLISDPKMVEEAGGIGVRDGDEEEQGCFGGGEVESGKCMKVLEWFCGFQEKPSKSQVITVQEQEKILDELLHEPPRTKIILNIGLVVICSVGIFLFIYFSL; this is translated from the exons ATGGCCACCATGGAAGCGGCAGACATCATAGTTGTAGCAATCTACTTCATCCTGGTGCTAGCGATTGGCTTCCTCGCCATGTGGAAAGCCAATCGGAGCACAGTGAGCGGCTACTTCCTCGCTGGTCGCTCCATGAACTGGGCAGCTGTAGGAGCTTCTCTGTTTGTCAGCAACATAGGAAGTGAGCATTTCATTGGACTAGCTGGATCAGGAGCTGCTAGCGGCTTTAGTGTGGCTGCTTGGGAATTCAACGCACTATTATTGCTCCAGTTGTTAGGCTGGGTGTTTATCCCTGTGTATATTCAGTCTGGAGTCTACACTATGCCGGAATACCTTTCCAAACGGTACGGCGGGAGGCGACTAAAGGTATATTTTGCTGCATTATCTCTTGTCCTCTACATCTTCACCAAATTGTCTGTGGACCTCTATTCTGGAGCCTTGTTTATCCATGAATCTTTGGGGTGGAACTTGTATCTGTCAATCATCCTGCTCATCTCCATGACGGCCTTGCTGACCATCACTGGGGGCCTGGTTGCTGTCATCTATACGGACACGGTCCAGGCGTTCCTCATGATTGCTGGAGCACTCTGCCTCACAGGCATCAGCCTCTTCAAAGTGGGAGGACTTGAAG GGGTGAGGACCAAGTACATGGAGGCTTCTCCAAACATCACTGCCATCTTTCTGTCTTCACCCAACCTGACGTATTCTGAAATttgccaccaccaccacctccacccaaAGCAAGATTCTTTGAAGATCCTTCGAGGTCCGAGGGATCCAGACCTGCCTTGGCCGGGTTTCTTACTCGGCCAGACTCCTGCTTCTATTTG GTACTGGTGTGCAGATCAAGTGATTGTACAGCGGGTTCTGGCAGCGAAGAACATTGCCCATGCCAAAGGTTCTACCATCATGGCAGGCTTCCTGAAAATCCTGCCCATGTTCATCATTGTCATCCCAG GGATGATTTCCAGGATCTTATTTGCTGATGAGTTGGCGTGTATCAGTCCAGAGCACTGCATGGAAGTGTGTGGTTCTGCAGCTGGCTGCAGCAACGTGGCTTACCCACGACTTGTCATGTCCGTGATGCCTGTTGGTCTCCGTGGCCTGATGATGGCTGTCATGATTGCAGCTCTAATGAGTGACTTAGACTCCATTTTCAACTCAGCGAGCACCATATTCACACTGGATATTTACAAAATGCTACGAAAGCAGGTGTCATCCAGGGAGCTGGTGATTGTTGGCAGACTGTTTGTGGTTTTCATGGTGATCATCAGCATTGCCTGGGTGCCAGTCATCATCGAGATGCAGGGAGGCCAGATGTTCTATTATATCCAAGAAGTTTCAGATTACCTGACACCACCCATAGCTGCTCTCTTCTTGCTTGGCATCTTGTGGCATCGCTGCAATGAGACAGGTGCCTTTTGGGGTGGGATGGTAGGGTTTACCCTTGGAGCACTCCGTCTGGTGTTGGCGCTGGTTTACCGCGAGCCACGCTGCAACCAGCCTGATGAGCGGCCAGCTTTCATCAAAGATGTCCATTTCATGTATGTGGCAGGCATCTTATTTTGGGTGTCAGCTTTAGTGACTGTCATTGTGAGTCTCTGCACTCCTCCACCTGGAAAAGAACAAATCAGAACCACTACTCTATGGGGgttaaacaaaagaaagaggctaaaacaacaagaaaaagaagctgGAGAAGACATGACTACTTTGAAGCCTCTAAACCATGCAATCTTAAATGGAAACACTTTGCTCGGTAAAGAAAAGTGTCAGGACCACTCAAACAAATTCAAAGGCATTGAGGCCAATCATGAAAATGCTCAGCAAAGCAATGGTCATGCTATTGCAGTCAATGACATAGAAATCCGTCCAATCCAGAATGGCCACTCACTGATTTCTGACCCTAAAATGGTCGAAGAGGCAGGGGGGATAGGAGTGAGGGATGGGGACGAAGAAGAGCAGGGCTGCtttggaggaggagaagtggaGAGTGGGAAGTGTATGAAAGTTTTGGAGTGGTTCTGTGGTTTCCAGGAGAAACCATCTAAATCTCAGGTCATTACAGTTCAGGAGCAGGAGAAGATCTTGGATGAACTTCTCCATGAACCTCCAAGAACCAAAATCATCCTGAACATAGGACTGGTGGTGATTTGCTCTGTTGGGATCTTTCTCTTCATCTATTTCTCCTTATAG
- the LOC121891929 gene encoding sodium/myo-inositol cotransporter-like isoform X2, with protein MATMEAADIIVVAIYFILVLAIGFLAMWKANRSTVSGYFLAGRSMNWAAVGASLFVSNIGSEHFIGLAGSGAASGFSVAAWEFNALLLLQLLGWVFIPVYIQSGVYTMPEYLSKRYGGRRLKAFLMIAGALCLTGISLFKVGGLEGVRTKYMEASPNITAIFLSSPNLTYSEICHHHHLHPKQDSLKILRGPRDPDLPWPGFLLGQTPASIWYWCADQVIVQRVLAAKNIAHAKGSTIMAGFLKILPMFIIVIPGMISRILFADELACISPEHCMEVCGSAAGCSNVAYPRLVMSVMPVGLRGLMMAVMIAALMSDLDSIFNSASTIFTLDIYKMLRKQVSSRELVIVGRLFVVFMVIISIAWVPVIIEMQGGQMFYYIQEVSDYLTPPIAALFLLGILWHRCNETGAFWGGMVGFTLGALRLVLALVYREPRCNQPDERPAFIKDVHFMYVAGILFWVSALVTVIVSLCTPPPGKEQIRTTTLWGLNKRKRLKQQEKEAGEDMTTLKPLNHAILNGNTLLGKEKCQDHSNKFKGIEANHENAQQSNGHAIAVNDIEIRPIQNGHSLISDPKMVEEAGGIGVRDGDEEEQGCFGGGEVESGKCMKVLEWFCGFQEKPSKSQVITVQEQEKILDELLHEPPRTKIILNIGLVVICSVGIFLFIYFSL; from the exons ATGGCCACCATGGAAGCGGCAGACATCATAGTTGTAGCAATCTACTTCATCCTGGTGCTAGCGATTGGCTTCCTCGCCATGTGGAAAGCCAATCGGAGCACAGTGAGCGGCTACTTCCTCGCTGGTCGCTCCATGAACTGGGCAGCTGTAGGAGCTTCTCTGTTTGTCAGCAACATAGGAAGTGAGCATTTCATTGGACTAGCTGGATCAGGAGCTGCTAGCGGCTTTAGTGTGGCTGCTTGGGAATTCAACGCACTATTATTGCTCCAGTTGTTAGGCTGGGTGTTTATCCCTGTGTATATTCAGTCTGGAGTCTACACTATGCCGGAATACCTTTCCAAACGGTACGGCGGGAGGCGACTAAAG GCGTTCCTCATGATTGCTGGAGCACTCTGCCTCACAGGCATCAGCCTCTTCAAAGTGGGAGGACTTGAAG GGGTGAGGACCAAGTACATGGAGGCTTCTCCAAACATCACTGCCATCTTTCTGTCTTCACCCAACCTGACGTATTCTGAAATttgccaccaccaccacctccacccaaAGCAAGATTCTTTGAAGATCCTTCGAGGTCCGAGGGATCCAGACCTGCCTTGGCCGGGTTTCTTACTCGGCCAGACTCCTGCTTCTATTTG GTACTGGTGTGCAGATCAAGTGATTGTACAGCGGGTTCTGGCAGCGAAGAACATTGCCCATGCCAAAGGTTCTACCATCATGGCAGGCTTCCTGAAAATCCTGCCCATGTTCATCATTGTCATCCCAG GGATGATTTCCAGGATCTTATTTGCTGATGAGTTGGCGTGTATCAGTCCAGAGCACTGCATGGAAGTGTGTGGTTCTGCAGCTGGCTGCAGCAACGTGGCTTACCCACGACTTGTCATGTCCGTGATGCCTGTTGGTCTCCGTGGCCTGATGATGGCTGTCATGATTGCAGCTCTAATGAGTGACTTAGACTCCATTTTCAACTCAGCGAGCACCATATTCACACTGGATATTTACAAAATGCTACGAAAGCAGGTGTCATCCAGGGAGCTGGTGATTGTTGGCAGACTGTTTGTGGTTTTCATGGTGATCATCAGCATTGCCTGGGTGCCAGTCATCATCGAGATGCAGGGAGGCCAGATGTTCTATTATATCCAAGAAGTTTCAGATTACCTGACACCACCCATAGCTGCTCTCTTCTTGCTTGGCATCTTGTGGCATCGCTGCAATGAGACAGGTGCCTTTTGGGGTGGGATGGTAGGGTTTACCCTTGGAGCACTCCGTCTGGTGTTGGCGCTGGTTTACCGCGAGCCACGCTGCAACCAGCCTGATGAGCGGCCAGCTTTCATCAAAGATGTCCATTTCATGTATGTGGCAGGCATCTTATTTTGGGTGTCAGCTTTAGTGACTGTCATTGTGAGTCTCTGCACTCCTCCACCTGGAAAAGAACAAATCAGAACCACTACTCTATGGGGgttaaacaaaagaaagaggctaaaacaacaagaaaaagaagctgGAGAAGACATGACTACTTTGAAGCCTCTAAACCATGCAATCTTAAATGGAAACACTTTGCTCGGTAAAGAAAAGTGTCAGGACCACTCAAACAAATTCAAAGGCATTGAGGCCAATCATGAAAATGCTCAGCAAAGCAATGGTCATGCTATTGCAGTCAATGACATAGAAATCCGTCCAATCCAGAATGGCCACTCACTGATTTCTGACCCTAAAATGGTCGAAGAGGCAGGGGGGATAGGAGTGAGGGATGGGGACGAAGAAGAGCAGGGCTGCtttggaggaggagaagtggaGAGTGGGAAGTGTATGAAAGTTTTGGAGTGGTTCTGTGGTTTCCAGGAGAAACCATCTAAATCTCAGGTCATTACAGTTCAGGAGCAGGAGAAGATCTTGGATGAACTTCTCCATGAACCTCCAAGAACCAAAATCATCCTGAACATAGGACTGGTGGTGATTTGCTCTGTTGGGATCTTTCTCTTCATCTATTTCTCCTTATAG